Below is a window of Planifilum fulgidum DNA.
GCGGCGATGACCCATTTGCGGGACAGGCTGGGCATGGCTTCGTCCTCCTTTGTTGGATCTGGGCTAATGTCATCGTATGCCCCGGATTCAAAATCTGTTCAAAGGTGTCGACTTTTTGCCGGAATGGCCTGTGCTATAATGGGGATAGACTGAAAAAACGGGAATGATAAAGATCACACCTTTTGTGGGAAAGGTTTCAGCGGGAATGGTCACTTTTGTCCCGGCAATCGGGGTGATTGGATGCACATCATGGCGTTAGGGCTGAATCATCGGACGGCTCCGGTGGAACTGCGCGAGCGGCTGGCCTTCTCCGAAGAGGCTCTGGAGGAGGCGCTGACGCGGTTGCGCCACACCAAAAGCATTCTGGAATGCACGATTTTAAGCACCTGCAACCGGATGGAATTGTACGCCGTTTGCGATCAGCTTCACACGGGGGAGTACTATCTCAAAACCTTTCTGGAAGAGTGGTTCGGCGTACCCCGGGAGGAATTCGCCGACCACCTGTATGTGAAGCAAGACGAAGAGGCCGTGCGCCATCTGTTCCTGGTGGTGTGCGGACTGGATTCGATGATCATCGGAGAAACGCAAATTCTCGGCCAAGTGAAATCGGCCTTTTTGACCGCCCAAAGGCACGGGGCGACGGGAACGCTGTTCAATACCCTGTTCAAACAGGCCGTCACCCTCGGAAAGCGGGTGCACGCCGAGACCGAAATCGGGCAGAACGCCGTATCGGTCAGCTATGCGGCGGTGGAGCTGGGGAAAAAGCTGTTCGACGGATTTTCCGGGAAGACGGTGTTGTTGGTCGGAGCGGGAAAAATGGGGGAGTTGACCGCAAAGCACTTCCACGAGGCCGGGGCGGACCGGGTGATCGTGATCAACCGCACCCTGGAGAAGGCGGTGAAGGTGGCCAAGCGTTTCAACGGGGAAGCCCGCCCCTTCGACCGGTTGGTCGATTCCCTGCGAGAGGCGGATATTGTGGTCTCGTCCACGGGTTCCTCCGATGCGGTGATTCGCCGGGAGATGGTGTCCGAAGCGGTCCGCTTCCGCCAAGTCCCTCTTTTTTTGATCGACATCGCCGTGCCGAGGGACGTGGAGCCCTCGGTTCATGAACTGGAACAGGTCTACCTCTACAATATCGACGATCTGGAGGGAATTGTGGAGGCCAATCTCGTTCTGCGGCGGAAAGAAGCGGAGAAAGTGAAAGGGTGGATCGAGGAGGAAATGGTCCGCTTCCAGGAGTGGCTCCAAACTCTGGGCGTCGTGCCCCTCATCTCCGCCCTTCGGGAAAAGGCGATCGCTATTCAGGAGGAGACGATGCGGAGCATCGAGCGGAAGCTTCCGGATTTGACCGAACGGGAGCGCCGGGTGATCCGGAAGCACACGAAGAGCATCGTCAACCAGCTTCTGCGCGATCCGATCCTTCGCATCAAGGAGATGGCGGCGGGCCCGGATCGGGAAGAAGCGCTGGAGTTGTTCGTCCAGCTGTTCGCCCTGGAGGATCGCCTGCCCTCAGACGAGGAAACCGCCCGGAACGGGGAGACGCTGGCTGCCCGCCTTTCTTCCCGGCTGGGCAGGCCCGCATACGCCGGAACCGATTTCCCGACGCGCTCGTAAGGGGGAGCCGTCGTGTTTACCGAGCGGTGGTTTGTCGATCTCATCATTTATTTATATGCGTTCAGCCTGCTCTTTTCTTTCTCGGATCTGTTCCACCCGAACCGGAGGATCCAGCGGTTGGCCCTGGGGCTTTTGGTGGCGGTGTGGCTCTCCCAAACCCTTTTTTTCGCGTTTCGCCTGGCGTCGTGGTTTCCGGCGCTCACTTCCTTTGATGCCCTGTTTTTCTATTCCTGGGTCCTGATCACGCTCACCCTGGTGATCAACGCCGCCTATCGAATGGATCTGTTTGTCTTCTCGGCCAATTTGATCAGTTTTGTCGTCATGGCGGTCAATCTGTTCGTCGCCAGGGATTCCGGAAGCCCGGCATCGGAAATCCTGCTGTCAGAGCTGGTGTTCATCCACGTCACCATGGCGTTCGTGGCCTATGCCGCCTTTTCCCTGTCCGCGGTTTTCGCGGCTTTTTACCTGATCGGAAACTTTCTGCTGAAGCGGAAGAAATGGAATCGGGTGCTGCGCCTTTTGCCCAGCCTGGACCGCCTGCATTCCTTTTTCCACCGCTGGGTGATGATCGGCGTTCCCCTCATGCTCCTGTCGATGATTTTGGGGCTGGTCTGGCTTCACCAGAAGGTTCCGGAAACGCCCTGGTACGATCTCAAGATTGCCGGTTCTCTGCTGGTGCTCATCGCCTACGGCTTGCACCTGTATTTCCGGCTGTCGGGCCGGTGGCGGGGGCGCAGGTTGGCTTGGTGGAATTTGCTCTCTTTTTTTACCGTCTTGTTGAACATGTCGATTTCCGGAACCGGCGTTTCTTTCCACCGATGGTTGTAGAGGAGCGAAGAGAGATGACACAACATCTTTACCCGATGATGATCGATCTCACCGGCCGGCGTTGCCTTGTCGTGGGCGGGGGGACGGTGGCCGAGCGAAAGGTGGCCTCCCTTTTGGCCGGAGGCGGCGATGTGGTCGTGGTGAGCCCTTCCTTGACATCGGGGCTGATGGATCGCTTCCGGGCCGGGGAAATCGAATGCCGTCTCCGTCCCTACCGCCGGGAGGACGGAGAGGGTTGCTTTCTGGTAATCGCCGCCACCGACAAGGAGGCGGTAAACCGGCAAGTGTACGAGGATGCCCGGGCCCGGGGGCAGTGGATCAACGTCGTGGACCGACCCGATCTGTGCAATTTCATCGTGCCTTCCGCCGTCCGTCGGGGAAGGCTGACGATCGCCGTTTCCACCGCAGGAGCCAGCCCTTCCCTCGCCAAGGAGATCCGGATGCGTCTTGAAACGGAATACGGGCCGGAATACGAAGTGTTTCTCGACTTGCTCGTCGAAATGAGAAAACGCATTCAGTCGAAGGTGGACGACACCCGGCTCCGTTACCGGTTGATGGGCGAGCTGGTCCAGGAGGAGTGGATTCGGCTCTGCAGGGAGGATCCGGAGCGGGCGCGCCGGAGGATGGAGGAGTGGGTGGATCGGAACATCCTGGAGGAAATGGCCGTGGCGGCGGATTCCGCGGCGGGGATCAGCGGGTGAGGAATTTATGGGCAAGAGCGTGAAAACCGTAAGCGTGGGAACGAGACAAAGCGCCTTGGCACAGACCCAGACCCGGTGGGTGATGGATCGGCTGAGGGAGTTTCAGCCGGACTGGGAGTGGCGGATGGAGAAGATCCTGACCAAAGGGGATCGCATTCTTGATGTCACCCTGTCCAAAATCGGGGGAAAAGGTTTGTTCATCAAAGAGATTGAGAGAGCGCTCCTCGAGGGGCGAATCGACCTGGCGGTCCACAGCATGAAGGACTTGCCGGCGGAAATGCCCGAGGGGCTCGTGGTCGCCGCGGTCACCCCGAGGGAGGATCCGCGGGATTGTCTGATTTCCCGCACCGGGGCGGGGTTGGACGAACTCCCCGCAGGATCCGTTGTGGGCACCAGCAGCCTTCGCCGTCAAGCCCAGATCCTTGCCCGCAGGCCGGATCTGGAGGTGAAGCCGGTCCGGGGAAATGTGGACACCCGGCTCCGCAAGTTGGAGGAGGGACGGTTTGACGCCGTCGTGCTGGCCCGGGCGGGCCTTTCCCGGTTGGGTCTGGAGGATCAAATCACCGAGGTTTTGTCTTTTGACAAGATGCTGCCCGCCGTGGGGCAGGGGGCGCTGGCGGTTCAGTGCCGAGGGGAGGATGCGTCGGTGCTCCGCTTGATCCGGAAGATCAACGATCCCCATGCCGAGAAGGCGGTCCGGGCCGAACGGGCTTTCCTCCACGCCTTCGAGGGAGGCTGTCATCTGCCCGTCGCCGCCTACGCCCAAGTGGAAGGGGAGAAGGTGTGCCTGGACGGGCTGGTGGCTTCTCCGGACGGCCGCCGGGTGCTGCGGGATCGTGAGGAAGGGAACGACGCGGAAGCGGTGGGGCGCCGTCTGGCGGAAAAGTTGCTCCGATTGGGAGCGGAGGAGATCTTGTCTGCGGTGCGAGCGGAGGTGGAGCGATGAGTGTGGGAACGGTTTACTTGGTCGGGGCCGGGCCGGGGGATCCCGGTTTGATCACCGTGAAGGGACTGGAGTTGATCCGGCGGGCGGACGTGCTGGTGTATGATCGCCTGGCCAGCCCCCGCCTGCTGGGATATGCCCCCGAAAAGGCCGAACGGATCTACGTGGGCAAGCGCCCGGACCGGCACACCCTGTCGCAGGAGGAGATCAACGAATTGCTGGTCCGCAAGGCGAAGGAGGGGAAGACCGTCGTGCGGCTGAAGGGCGGAGATCCCTTCGTGTTCGGCCGGGGCGGGGAAGAGGCTGAGGTCTTGGTCGAACACGGCATTCCCTTCGAGGTGGTTCCCGGGATCACTTCCGCCATCGCCGTTCCCGCCTACGCGGGGATTCCCGTCACTCACCGGGATTTCAACGCTTCCTTCGCCGTAATTACCGGCCACGAACGGCCGGAGAAAACCGAGTCCTCCATCGACTGGGGACACCTCGCGCGAGCCGCGGAGACGCTGATCTTCCTGATGGGAGTGGGCAACCTTCCCTTCATCCGCGAGCAATTGATCCGCCACGGCCGCTCTCCGGACACTCCGGTCGCCCTCGTCCGCTGGGGGACCCGCGTCGATCAACAAACCCTGACGGGCACCCTGGCGGATATCGCGGAGCGGGCGGAGCGGGCAGGCTTTCAGCCCCCGGCGGTCATCGTGGTCGGCGAAGTGGTGAAGCTCAGGGAGACCCTGAAGTGGTTCGAAAGAAAGCCCCTGTTTGGCAAGCGGGTGTTGGTGACCCGGGCGCGCAGCCAGGCGAGCGCCCTGTCGGAGCGGATCGAAGCCCTCGGCGGGGAGGCGGTCGAATTTCCGGTGATCCGCATCACCCGCCCCGCCCGGCAGGACTTGTTGGATGCGGCGCTCCGCCGGTTGGAAGACTACGATTGGGTGGTGTTCACCAGCGTCAACGGGGTGAAATGCTTTTTCCGCCGGCTCCGCGAACTGAACCTGGACATCCGCCGGATGGCCAAGGCGAAAGTGGCGGCCATCGGGCCCCGGACGGCGGAGGCCCTTTTGGACAAGGGGATTCAGGTGGACGTTCTCCCCGGGGAATACCGGGCGGAATCCCTGGCCGAAGCGATGGCATCCCGGGTGGAAGCCGGCGAAAAAGTGTTGCTCCCCCGGGCCGATATCGCGCGGAAGGTGCTGGCCCGGCAGCTGGAGCGGTGCGGCTTGGACGTGACCGAGGTGGACGCCTACGACACCCGGGTCGGGACGGAAGACGCGGGTGAGGTGGCGCGGTTGCTGGAGGAAGGGGCGATCCACGTGATCACCTTTACCAGTTCCTCGACGGTCCGCAATTTCGTCGAGGCCATCCGCTCGGTGCGGGAGGATTGGAGATCTTTGATCGCACCGGCGCAAATTGCGTGCATCGGTCCCATCACCGCCCGGACGGCGGAGGAGTTCGGCCTCCGGGTGGATGCCGTGGCGTCGGAGTATACGATCGACGGCTTGGTGGACGCGGTGATTCGGTTGCCCCACAGGACCTTTTCAGAGGAGGGATCCCGATGAACTCCTTTCGGCGCCATCGTCGGCTGCGCCAAAGCGGAGCCATTCGCAGCATGGTCAGGGAGACGCGCCTTGACGTCACCGACCTGATCGCTCCGCTGTTTGTCGTGGAGGGGGAAAACGTGCGCGAGGAGGTTCCCTCCATGCCGGGGGTGTTCCACTTTTCGGTGGACCGGCTGGAGGAGGAACTGTCCGAGCTGGTCGATCTCGGCATTCCGGCGGTGATCGTGTTCGGCGTGCCGTCGAAAAAGGACGCCGTCGGCAGCGAGGCCTACTCGGAGCAAGGCATTGTTCAACGGGCCGTCCGCCGCATCAAGGAGCTGCATCCCGACTTGTGCGTCATCGCCGACACCTGCCTCTGTCAGTATACGGATCACGGCCATTGCGGCGTGGTGAAGGACGGCGTGATCGTCAACGACGAGTCCTTGGAATTGTTGGCGCGGACGGCGGTTTCCCAGGCGCGGGCCGGGGCCGACATCATCGCCCCTTCCAACATGATGGACGGTTTCGTCCGCGCCATACGGCAGGGACTGGACGAGGCCGGGTTTGAGTATACGCCGATTCTTTCCTATGCGGTGAAGTACGCCTCCTCCTTCTACGGTCCTTTCCGCGAAGCGGCCCACTCGGCCCCTCAATTCGGCGACCGTAGGTCCTATCAGATGGATCCGGCCAACGCCCGGGAAGCCTTGCGGGAGGCGGCCTCCGATGTGGAGGAGGGAGCGGACCTCCTGATGGTGAAGCCCGGTCTGGCCTACATGGACATCATCTGCCGGGTTCGGGAGCGCTTTGACCTGCCCATCGTCGCCTACAATGTCAGCGGGGAGTACGCCATGGTGAAGGCGGCCGCCGAGCGGGGGTGGATCGATGAGCGGGGGGTCGTGATGGAGCTGTTGACGGGAATGAAGCGCGCCGGTGCGGATCTGATCTTGACGTATCACGCGAAGGATGCAGCCCGCTGGCTGCGGGGAGGGATCGACTGATGGCCGTGGAAGCGATGGATGTCCTGGACAGGCGGCTTCTCAACGAATTGCAGGAAGGAATCGAGTTGGTGGAACGCCCCTATCAGGCGTTGGCCGACAAGCTGGGGACGACGGAGGAGGAGGTGCTGAACCGGGTCCGTGCCCTCAAGGGAGACGTGATCCGGCAGATCTCCGCCATTTTCGACACCCGCTCCCTGGGGTACAAGTCCAGCTTGGTGGCCGCCAAGATCCCCGAGGAGCGGATCGACCAGGCGGCCCGGGTGATCAACGAACACCCGGGAGTGAGCCACAATTACAAGCGAAACCACGCCTACAATTTGTGGTTTACCATCGCCGTGCCCCCCAACAGCCGCCTCGGCCTGGAAAAGACGGTGGAGCTGCTCGGGAAGATGGCGGAGGCGGAGCAGGTGCGCCTGATGCCCACCCTGAAGCTGTTTAAGATCGGCGTTCAGCTGGATATGACCGGACAAGAGGATATGAGCAAAGCGAAGGCCAAGCCCGCGTACGGTTACGAAGAGCGGACAAAGGCGGCCCAAACCGTGTCGGACTTCGACATCGCTGTCATCCGCGAACTGCAGAAGGATTTGTCCGTCGAGCCCCGTCCCTTTGACGCTTTGGCCGAAAATATCGGGGTCTCCACCGAAGAATTGCTGCGGGCGGGCCGGGAACTGCTCGAGCGAAAGCAGATGCGCCGCTTTGCCGCGGTACTGTACCACCGCAAGGCGGGATTCCGTTTCAACGGGATGGGGGTGTGGGCGGTTCCGGAAGAGAAGGCCGACGAGATCGGGATGAAGATGGCCTCCTTCAAGGCGGTCAGCCACTGCTACCTGCGTCCCACCTATCCGGACTGGCCCTACTCCATTTTCACGATGGTCCACGGACGGACGAAGGAAGAATGTGAGGCGATTCTCCAGTCGATCGAGGAGGAGACGGGCATCCGCGAACGGGATGTTCTTTATTCCACCAAGGAATACAAGAAGACGCGGGTCACCTATTTCACCCCGGAGATGGACGAATGGGAGGAGAAGGTGATCCGGCGGTTCGGGATTTGACGCATGCGCCAAAGGCCGGTGTTCTCTCTCCTCATCCGGGATGCCGGCCTTTGGGTTTTTCCGGAATGCTTGCGGGCGATGCCCGGGGGCTTCTTCTCTGCCATCCAATTCCCGAAGGGGGCGGTGTTTTTGCACAAAGGTTATGAAGGGTCCAAAGCCCGGTACCAAGAGGCGGTCCGGTTGATCCCCGGCGGGGTCAACAGCCCGGTCCGTGCCTTTCGCTCGGTGGAGATGAATCCGGTGTATATCGAGCGGGGAGAGGGTTCCCGCGTTTTCGACGTGGACGGGAACGAGTACATCGACTATCTCTGTTCCTGGGGGCCCCTGATTCTCGGACACGCCCACCCGAAGGTGGTGGAGGCCGTTCAGGAGACGGCGAGAAGGGGAACCAGTTTCGGCCTGCCCACGGAGCTGGAGACGGAGATGGCCAGAGAAGTGGTTCAGCGGGTTCCCTCGGTGGAAGTGGTGCGCATGGTCAACTCGGGAACGGAAGCGACCATGAGCGCCCTGCGGCTGGCCCGGGCGTACACCCGGCGCGACAAGATCCTCAAGTTTGAGGGGTGTTATCACGGGCATGCCGACAGCCTGCTGATCAAGGCGGGTTCCGGTGTGGCCACCCTGGGATTGCCCGACAGTCCGGGGGTGACGGAAGGCACCGCCCGGCATACGCTGACGGTTCCCTACAATGATTTGGACAGCGTCGAATGGGTTTTCCAAAAGTTCGGAGACGACATCGCCGCGGTGATTGTGGAGCCGGTGGCCGGAAACATGGGCGTGGTGCCGCCCAAACCGGGCTTCCTCCAGGGTTTGCGCCGCATCACTTCCGATTACGGAGCCCTGCTCATCTTTGACGAAGTGATGACCGGTTTCCGGGTCGATTACCATTCGGCCCAGGGCAGATTTCAGGTGATGCCCGACCTGACGACCATGGGCAAGGTGATCGGCGGCGGCCTCCCCGTCGGCGCCTACGGCGGTCGCCGGGAGATCATGGAGATGATCGCTCCGGCGGGACCGGTGTATCAGGCCGGCACCCTTTCCGGCAACCCGCTGGCGATGGCCGCCGGGCTGGCCACCCTCCGGGAACTCCGGCCGGAGGTGTACGAGGAATTGGAGCGGAAGGCGGCCCGCCTGGAGGAGGGCCTCCGCCGAAACGCCGAGGAGGCGGGGATTCCGCATCAGATCAACCGGGTGGGATCGATGATCACCCTCTTTTTCACCGGCGAGCCGGTCACCAATTATGACGGCGCCCGGTCCTCGGACGCCAAACGGTTTGCCCGCTATTTCCGCCTGATGCTGGAAGAGGGCGTCTTCGTGCCCCCTTCCCAATTCGAGGGGATGTTCGTCTCGGCGGCCCATTCGATGGAAGATATCGAGCGGACCATTGAGGCCAACCGCAACGCGTTGAAGAGACTGTGATCAGGGAAGAGAACAGGCACGGCCCTGCGCCGTGCCTTTTTCCATCGCGGTGAACCAGGAGGTGATCGGATGGAATTTCGAGCCCTGACGGAACGGGCCGCCGAGGCCTTTCACCCCCTTTACAGGGAAGCTCTCCAAACGTATCCGGAGGCTTTTTACCGGACTCCCGAAGAAGTGGCGGGATCCGTGGAGGAAAATGCCGCCTTTTTGAGGGAGCGGAAAGGCTAGGATGACTTTGTGTGGGGGAGCTTTGACAATAAAACGCTGGTGGGAATCGCCGGCTTTGTCCGGCAAACGCTGATAGAAACCCGTCACCGGGACCATGTGTGGGGCGTGTATGTCCGCCCCGAGCACCAAGGTAAAGGCGTTGCCACCCGGATGATGGAGGCGCTCATCACCTGGGTGAAAGCCCTTCCCGGGCTGGAGATCATCACTTTCACCGTGGTGTCCGAAAACCGTCCGGCCAAAGCCCTGTATAAAAAATTGGGCTTTCAAAAGTACGGAACCTATCCGCGCTCGATGCAAGTGTAGGATCGGGTTCTCGACGAGGATTACATGGTGTTGTTTTTGAAGGAATCGCAGGAGAGCCGCAAGTAAATCGGAATCATTACCGGGTTGAACGAGGGGCGTGAAGAAGACGGGGGTTGGTTGATCCCCGTTTTCTTTTTGTGCGTAATTTCCTTCATTGTCACGATTCGGGCGTCTTTTCGGTGAAGTCTCACTCCATCCGCCTTGGACCGGGGCACGGTGCGGACGAAGCCGGGGAAGTCTCCCTGCCGGTACGAGCGGTTATATCCTTTTTCCGGCCGCATATAGATAGATTACAGTTGAAATCTTGCGGCCTTCATTTTTCCATCATCGCATGGCGTTTGAAAGCTTTGCAGGATGGATGTCGGGTGGCGCAGGGATGACGGATCGCGGTGGGATCAACGCGTGAAAGGGGAGGGATTTCTGATGGAACGAGAATACCAGCAGTTCCGGTTCGACATATCGGAAAAAGTCCGCCTGCATCCGCAACAGCCGGGGATCAAGACGCTGGTTGAGCTGGATCTGTACCCCGATGTGGAAATCGAGGATCAGGAGACCCATCTCAGGATTCACGGCTATTTGAGGCTGGCGGGAAGATATGTCGGGGATGAGGAAGATGGGATCGGCAAAGGGGAGGATGCGGCCGGAGGGGATGAGGCGGCTCCGGAAGTCCGGCAGGAAGGGGAGAACCTCGAGGAAATCGCCTTTGTGATTCCGGTGGAGATCACCCTTCCTTCCGATCGGGTGGATGTGGATCGCATCGCCGCGGAAGTGGAATCCTTCGATTATCAGGTGCTGTCCCCCTTCGAGTTGCAGATCGAGGCGGTGCTGGCCATTGACGGCCTGTTGTCCGATCCGAAGAAAGACGAGGAAGCATACCGGGACAGCGTCGTTTCCTTTGCCGGGTCCTCCTTTCAGTCCGAAAAGGAAGGCGGCCCGGATGCGGAAGAGGAGGCATCCCCGGACGAAGTGCATCTGATTCATGTGGATTACGGCGGAGAACCGGCCGGAAAGCGGGAGGAGCCGGACGCGCAGCATGCGGAGATTCAATCCCTGCCGCAGGAATCCTCCGCATCCGGCGATGAGAAGCGGGCATGGGAACAAAACGGCGCGGACGGGGATGAAGCCTACGCATTTGCGGTGGAATCCTCCTCTTCGGGAGAATCTCCCGCGGAGGAATGGTCCCCGGATTCCCCCTCCTTCGCCGGCGCTGCTTTTGAAGAGGATGCGGATGCGAAGGCGACGGACAGAGGCGGGACGCGCGACCGGGAAAATCCGGAGGAACGCGGTCCGGCAAGCCGCGTGCGGCTCGGTTTTCATCCCGATGAAGAGGATTTCGACGAGGCTTTCCAACTGGCCAAAAAGTTGCTCCGGAAACCGTCCCCCGACGAGTTCGGGCCGGACCGGGGAGCGGCGGATTCCCCGGCGGAGGACGAGACACGGGCCGAAGCTGGGGAAAAACTGGAGGAGGAATCGGCGCAATCCGCAGATGATTTGGTTTCCGCGGATGTTCGGGAAGGTGAACAGGGGGCCGGAGAGGGTGAAGGACTCCACTGGGCCCGGCAGTTTCTCGGCGGAAAAGAGGATACCTTTGTGAAGATGCGGATGGTGATCGTCCAAAAGGGGGAAACACTGGATACCCTCGCCGAACGGTACGGCGTTTCGGCCAGTTCGATTCTTCGGCTCAACGGATTGGAGTCCGGGCAATTGGAAGAGGGACAGATCGTATACATCCCCGGAGAGGAGCGCAAAACGGCCCAATGACGGTTCGGGAGAAAATGGGGAAAAGCCCTTTAAAGTCCAGCCGGAACGTCAGAAGCGGGATCCTTCGCCGGGTCATCGCCCGTTACGGGTGGACCCCCGTTTATGCGGAGAAGGTTCGGGGAGTGTGGCGGGTGGAGACGGAGGACGGGGCTTTCGCTTTGAAAAGAGCTGCCTGTCCGGGGAAGAAACTTTCCTTTTTGCACCGGGTGCTGGAAGAGGCCCGGTCCCAAGGAGTGGACGTCCTGCTGCCGTGGGTTCCCAGCAGGGGAGGACGCCCTTTTTTGGAGGAGCAGGGAAGGGCGTGGTACGCCACGCGCTGGTACGGCGAGGTTTCCGAACCCCGGGAGGCGCCTGCGGAAGAGCTGATCCGGCAACTGGCGATTCTTCACCGGGTTCTGGAGAAGACCGCGGGCGGAGAGAAGGCGTTTCGGTACCGGGCGGAAGGGAAGCTGGTTGAGCGGTGGAGAGATCAAAGGGAGCGGGTTCGGGAATACGGCGGCAAACTGAAGACCCGCGGGTTTGCCTCTCCCTTTGAGCAAATGCTGGGCGATCATGCGGAACTGCTGGATAAGGCCTTTTCCTTTGCCGTCCGGGGAATGGAGCGGTTTGTGGAGACGGAAGGGGGGATTCCTCCCCGTTACACCCTTTGTCACGGCCGGATTCACCCCCACAATCTCCTGAAGGGGGAGCAGGGATGGAAGTGGATCGATTGGGATCACGCCCGGGTGGACAGCCCAACGCGGGATCTCGCCCTGTTTTTCCGGCAATTTTCGAACTCCGCCCAAGGGGGGAGCGGGATTCTTTCCCTCCTTTCGATCTATGAACGGGAGCGCAAACTTGAGCGGAAGGAGAAAAAGCTCCTCGCGCTCTACTTGGCCTATCCCGACGGGATCGGCCAGCTCCTTCGGCTATACCGGAAACCGGGAGGAATGGCGGAAGCCGAGGCGGTCCGTCGCCTGCGGATGGAGTTGGATCGGCTCCACGGGGTGCAGGAGGCGATCGGTGAGCTCTGGCCGAAACGCCCCCTCCGCAAACGGCGGAAAGGCTCACCAGCAGGAGAAAGCATGGCTGTTGCCGCGCTTCGGGGACGGGTTGACAAGAAGGGAAGCGGCGATTGACGGGAAAGTCCCGGGCGAAAGATGCTTCTGGCCAGGGGTTTGCCCGATTTTTTTTTGGATGAATCCGATCGGCTGGAAATTCCGTTTCTTTATAAGAACAAGGCCGCCATTCCGCGGCCCTTCGATTGCGAAACAGCTCGAAAAATCAGCAAAAGGCTGGTTTTCTCTTCCAAAAGATCGAAAAATGTCGGGGAAATTTTTTGTTTTGGCTGGACAAGATGTCGATAAAAGCGCAAAATAAATAGAAAAAGGTTCGCAAGGGAGGCATATCCGGTGGGTATGGTCAAGTCCCTGATGCGAAGCGCCTACCGCGGCCTGCTGTTCATCCTTTTTCTCAGCGTCATGATGCTGGTGACCGTTCTGCTGCTCGCCTTCTTGGCCAATCCGTCGCTGATGTGGGAGAGCGTGCAGGAGGCCTTTCGCATGCCCTAGAGAAAGAACCGTTTGACGAGGAGCTTTTTCCGTTGTAAAATAATTGTTGCCAATTGAATCGGGTAAGTGCGATGAGAGGGAAGAGTAGCCGGTGGCTGCCTTTCCAGAGAGAAGAACCCCCGGGCTGAAAGGTTCTTCAGGCAAAGCCGGTGAAGGTCGCCCTTGAGCAGTCCTTCCGAATCCCGCGAAGGGGTAGTAGGTTGGACCGTTCCCGACGTTAAAGGGGAAAAAGCGCACCGGATCGTCCCGCGATCCGGTGAACAAAGGTGGTACCGCGGAGAACTCCTTCCGTCCTTTGGATGGAAGGAGTTTATTTTTGAGCGAGCAAAGGAGGATGAAGGATGGCGGGAAAAGGGACGGAGCTTCCATCCGCCTATGATCCCAAGCAGACGGAAGAAAAATGGTACGATTACTGGATGAAAGGAGGCTTTTTCCAGGCCGGAAAAGATCCGTCCAAGCCTCCCTTCACCATCGTGATTCCTCCGCCCAATGTTACGGGGAACCTGCACATCGGCCATGCTTTGAACAACACCTTGCAGGACATCCT
It encodes the following:
- a CDS encoding LysM peptidoglycan-binding domain-containing protein gives rise to the protein MEREYQQFRFDISEKVRLHPQQPGIKTLVELDLYPDVEIEDQETHLRIHGYLRLAGRYVGDEEDGIGKGEDAAGGDEAAPEVRQEGENLEEIAFVIPVEITLPSDRVDVDRIAAEVESFDYQVLSPFELQIEAVLAIDGLLSDPKKDEEAYRDSVVSFAGSSFQSEKEGGPDAEEEASPDEVHLIHVDYGGEPAGKREEPDAQHAEIQSLPQESSASGDEKRAWEQNGADGDEAYAFAVESSSSGESPAEEWSPDSPSFAGAAFEEDADAKATDRGGTRDRENPEERGPASRVRLGFHPDEEDFDEAFQLAKKLLRKPSPDEFGPDRGAADSPAEDETRAEAGEKLEEESAQSADDLVSADVREGEQGAGEGEGLHWARQFLGGKEDTFVKMRMVIVQKGETLDTLAERYGVSASSILRLNGLESGQLEEGQIVYIPGEERKTAQ
- the hemL gene encoding glutamate-1-semialdehyde 2,1-aminomutase, whose translation is MHKGYEGSKARYQEAVRLIPGGVNSPVRAFRSVEMNPVYIERGEGSRVFDVDGNEYIDYLCSWGPLILGHAHPKVVEAVQETARRGTSFGLPTELETEMAREVVQRVPSVEVVRMVNSGTEATMSALRLARAYTRRDKILKFEGCYHGHADSLLIKAGSGVATLGLPDSPGVTEGTARHTLTVPYNDLDSVEWVFQKFGDDIAAVIVEPVAGNMGVVPPKPGFLQGLRRITSDYGALLIFDEVMTGFRVDYHSAQGRFQVMPDLTTMGKVIGGGLPVGAYGGRREIMEMIAPAGPVYQAGTLSGNPLAMAAGLATLRELRPEVYEELERKAARLEEGLRRNAEEAGIPHQINRVGSMITLFFTGEPVTNYDGARSSDAKRFARYFRLMLEEGVFVPPSQFEGMFVSAAHSMEDIERTIEANRNALKRL
- a CDS encoding phosphotransferase, coding for MTVREKMGKSPLKSSRNVRSGILRRVIARYGWTPVYAEKVRGVWRVETEDGAFALKRAACPGKKLSFLHRVLEEARSQGVDVLLPWVPSRGGRPFLEEQGRAWYATRWYGEVSEPREAPAEELIRQLAILHRVLEKTAGGEKAFRYRAEGKLVERWRDQRERVREYGGKLKTRGFASPFEQMLGDHAELLDKAFSFAVRGMERFVETEGGIPPRYTLCHGRIHPHNLLKGEQGWKWIDWDHARVDSPTRDLALFFRQFSNSAQGGSGILSLLSIYERERKLERKEKKLLALYLAYPDGIGQLLRLYRKPGGMAEAEAVRRLRMELDRLHGVQEAIGELWPKRPLRKRRKGSPAGESMAVAALRGRVDKKGSGD
- a CDS encoding AsnC family transcriptional regulator, whose protein sequence is MAVEAMDVLDRRLLNELQEGIELVERPYQALADKLGTTEEEVLNRVRALKGDVIRQISAIFDTRSLGYKSSLVAAKIPEERIDQAARVINEHPGVSHNYKRNHAYNLWFTIAVPPNSRLGLEKTVELLGKMAEAEQVRLMPTLKLFKIGVQLDMTGQEDMSKAKAKPAYGYEERTKAAQTVSDFDIAVIRELQKDLSVEPRPFDALAENIGVSTEELLRAGRELLERKQMRRFAAVLYHRKAGFRFNGMGVWAVPEEKADEIGMKMASFKAVSHCYLRPTYPDWPYSIFTMVHGRTKEECEAILQSIEEETGIRERDVLYSTKEYKKTRVTYFTPEMDEWEEKVIRRFGI
- a CDS encoding GNAT family N-acetyltransferase — encoded protein: MWGSFDNKTLVGIAGFVRQTLIETRHRDHVWGVYVRPEHQGKGVATRMMEALITWVKALPGLEIITFTVVSENRPAKALYKKLGFQKYGTYPRSMQV